Proteins encoded in a region of the Raphanus sativus cultivar WK10039 chromosome 8, ASM80110v3, whole genome shotgun sequence genome:
- the LOC108822702 gene encoding general transcription and DNA repair factor IIH helicase subunit XPD has protein sequence MIFKIEDVTVYFPYDNIYPEQYEYMVELKRALDAKGHCLLEMPTGTGKTIALLSLITSYRLSRPDSPIKLVYCTRTVHEMEKTLGELKILHDYQVSHLGAQAKILALGLSSRKNLCVNPKVLAAENRDSVDAACRKRTASWVRALAAENPNVELCDYFENHEKAAENALLPPGVYTLEDLRAFGKNRGWCPYFLARHMVQFANVIVYSYQYLLDPKVAGIISKELQKETVVVFDEAHNIDNVCIEALSVSVRRVTLEGANRNLNKIRQEIDRFKASDAGRLRAEYNRLVEGLALRGDLSGTDQWLANPALPNDILKEAVPGNIRRAEHFVHVLRRLLQYLEGRLDTENVEKESPVSFVSSLNSQAGIEQKTLKFCYDRLHSLMMTLEITDTDEFLPIQTVCDFATLVGTYARGFSIIIEPYDERMPHIPDPILQLSCHDASLAIKPVFDRFQSVVITSGTLSPIDLYPRLLSFNPVVSRSFKMSMTRDCICPMVLTRGSDQLPVSTKFDMRSDPGVVRNYGKLLVEMVSVVPDGVVCFFVSYSYMDGIIATWNETGILKEITQQKLVFFETQDVVETTLALDNYRRACDCGRGAVFFSVARGKVAEGIDFDRHYGRLVVMFGVPFQYTLSKILLARLEYLRDTFQIKEGDFLTFDALRQAAQCVGRVIRSKADYGMMIFADKRYSRHDKRSKLPGWILSHLRDAHLNLSTDMAIHIAREFLRKMAQPYDKTGTMGRKTLLTQEDLEKMAETGVQDMVY, from the exons ATGATCTTCAAAATCGAAGACGTAACCGTCTACTTCCCTTATGACAACATATACCCAGAGCAATACGAATACATGGTTGAACTGAAGCGAGCCCTAGACGCCAAGGGACATTGCCTTCTGGAGATGCCCACCGGAACTGGCAAAACCATCGCCCTCCTCTCCCTCATCACCAGCTACCGCCTCTCTCGTCCCGATTCTCCCATCAAGCTTGTCTACTGCACTCGTACTGTCCACGAGATGGAGAAAACGCTCGGTGAGCTTAAGATACTCCACGACTATCAAGTAAGCCACCTCGGCGCCCAGGCTAAGATCCTCGCCCTCGGTCTTTCCTCCCGGAAGAATCTTTGCGTTAATCCTAAGGTCTTAGCGGCGGAGAATCGCGATTCAGTTGACGCTGCGTGTAGGAAACGTACGGCTAGTTGGGTTAGGGCTCTAGCTGCGGAGAATCCTAATGTGGAACTCTGTGACTACTTTGAGAACCACGAGAAGGCTGCTGAGAATGCCTTGTTGCCTCCTGGTGTTTATACTTTAGAG GATTTGAGGGCGTTTGGTAAGAATCGAGGATGGTGTCCTTACTTCCTTGCCCGGCATATGGTTCAGTTCGCCAATGTCATTGTTTATAGCTACCAGTATTTACTTGATCCTAAGGTGGCTGGAATCATATCCAAGGAATTACAAAAGGAGACTGTTGTTGTGTTTGACGAAGCGCATAATATAGATAATGTCTGTATTGAAGCACTCAGCGTCAGTGTGAGAAGGGTTACACTTGAAGGAGCTAATCGAAATCTTAATAAGATTAGGCAAGAAATTGATAG GTTCAAGGCTTCAGACGCTGGAAGACTGCGAGCTGAATACAACCGACTAGTGGAGGGTTTGGCACTCAGAGGGGACTTATCTG gaacTGATCAATGGCTTGCAAACCCTGCACTGCCAAATGATATTCTAAAGGAGGCTGTCCCAGGGAATATTAGACGGGCTGAGCATTTTGTGCATGTGTTACGCCGATTACTTCAGTACTTGGAGGGACGGCTGGATACTGAGAACGTGGAGAAAGAAAGCCCTGTTAGCTTTGTATCATCGCTTAATTCTCAGGCTGGAATTGAGCAGAAAACACTCAAGTTCTGTTATGACCGCCTCCACTCTCTCATGATGACCCTTGAAATTACAGATACCGATGAGTTTTTGCCTATCCAGACAGTATGCGACTTTGCAACTCTTGTTGGGACATATGCACGGGGATTTTCCATCATCATTGAGCCTTATGACGAAAGAATGCCTCATATTCCAGATCCAATATTGCAG TTGAGCTGTCATGATGCGTCTCTGGCTATAAAACCGGTGTTTGATCGTTTCCAGTCAGTAGTAATTACATCAGGGACCCTGAGCCCAATTGATCTTTATCCCCGTCTTCTTAGTTTCAATCCTGTTGTTAGTCGAAGCTTCAAGATGTCGATGACACGAGACTGCATCTGCCCCATGGTTTTAACTCGAGGaag TGACCAGCTCCCTGTTAGCACCAAATTTGACATGAGAAGTGATCCGGGTGTTGTGAGGAATTATGGAAAGCTTTTGGTAGAGATGGTATCTGTTGTTCCTGATGGAGTTGTCTGTTTCTTTGTTAGTTACTCATACATGGATGGCATTATTGCTACATGGAATGAAACGGGAATTCTGAAG GAAATAACGCAACAGAAGCTTGTCTTCTTCGAAACGCAAGATGTTGTAGAAACAACATTGGCACTTGACAATTATCGCAGGGCTTGTGATTGCGGAAGAGGTGCAGTTTTCTTCTCTGTAGCCAG GGGGAAGGTTGCTGAAGGTATCGATTTTGACCGTCATTATGGAAGACTGGTTGTAATGTTTGGTGTGCCTTTTCAATATACATTAAGCAA gatattactTGCACGATTGGAGTATCTGCGTGATACATTTCAAATAAAGGAAGGCGATTTCCTAACTTTTGATGCCTTG AGGCAAGCAGCTCAATGCGTGGGGCGAGTAATCCGATCAAAGGCTGATTATGGGATGATGATATTTGCGGACAagag ATATAGCCGTCATGACAAGCGGTCCAAATTACCAGGTTGGATACTATCGCATCTGCGTGATGCGCACTTGAATCTAAGCACTGACATGGCCATTCATATTGCCCGAGAG TTCCTAAGGAAAATGGCTCAACCATACGATAAGACGGGTACCATGGGCAGGAAAACTCTGTTAACACAAGAGGATTTGGAGAAGATGGCTGAGACCGGAGTTCAAGACATGGTTTATTAG
- the LOC108836540 gene encoding uncharacterized protein LOC108836540, giving the protein MVSKKGTTTVHGFISRTLPVHPSAPLLQGRKTPGKEELCPPIASLHLLLPSGSVVGNITFTGRSLALNPINRSFLVVSSPDSALIPNAKNLETVSFLSVKTRHIGTTSSSLPPGRSNQMLCEHLQPPRTKDEVPQRYGPRFTSWSETEEDPRTSGSFS; this is encoded by the exons ATGGTTTCAAAAAAGGGTACAACAACTGTACACGGCTTCATCTCTCGTACATTACCAGTCCATCCATCTGCTCCTCTGCTACAAGGGAGAAAAACCCCGGGAAAGGAAGAGCTGTGTCCACCAATCGCCTCCCTCCATTTGCTTCTTCCATCAGGAAGTGTAGTAGGTAATATTACCTTCACAGGACGATCACTTGCATTGAATCCAATAAACAGATCATTCTTGGTTGTTTCTTCCCCTGACTCTGCTTTGATCCCCAATGCCAAGAATCTGGAAACGGTATCATTTTTGTCAGTCAAGACTA GACACATTGGCACAACATCAAGTAGCTTACCCCCTGGTCGATCGAATCAAATGCTTTGTGAACATCTGCAACCACCAAGAACAAAGGATGAAGTTCCCCAGAGATACGGGCCTAGGTTTACGTCATGGTCAGAAACAGAAGAAGACCCAAGGACATCTGGTTCTTTCAGCTGA
- the LOC108821016 gene encoding protein FANTASTIC FOUR 2-like, giving the protein MSVAICQALDKIVTKSERNESFTQKGGLSFLQSMSDITAIVRNVEDKAYVHPAEKRSVSKLSEKSLEMCTESLGTETGSESGDDLLLLAFEATHTPRVPSQPKTREEEKDTALPAKKSFPPPMKFVKGSKYTRMVRKLGEDGRLVVQAIRVSSPARNFVAERGGGRLRLSLSQESSFLGHTHEEEETEEEIIENLEGQNGNKKFSILSSRCKENGREPKPMLTTWKQQQFWVAT; this is encoded by the coding sequence ATGTCAGTTGCTATATGTCAAGCGCTTGATAAAATTGTCACCAAGAGTGAAAGAAACGAAAGTTTCACCCAAAAAGGTGGACTGAGTTTCCTTCAGTCTATGTCTGATATCACTGCCATTGTCCGAAACGTAGAGGACAAAGCTTATGTTCACCCGGCCGAGAAACGCTCTGTTTCCAAGCTGAGTGAGAAAAGCTTAGAGATGTGCACTGAGAGCCTTGGGACCGAAACAGGAAGCGAGAGTGGTGACGATTTGTTGTTGCTTGCGTTTGAAGCAACCCACACTCCTAGGGTTCCTTCTCAGCCAAAAActcgagaagaagaaaaagacactGCCTTGCCTGCAAAGAAATCATTCCCGCCACCGATGAAGTTCGTTAAAGGATCAAAGTACACTCGTATGGTAAGAAAACTAGGAGAAGATGGTCGTCTTGTTGTTCAAGCAATTAGGGTTTCGTCTCCGGCTCGTAACTTCGTAGCGGAACGTGGTGGAGGAAGGCTCCGTCTCTCTTTATCGCAGGAAAGCTCTTTTCTTGGGCATACTcacgaggaagaagaaacagaggaggaaATTATTGAGAACTTAGAGGGTCAAAATGGAAATAAAAAGTTTAGCATATTAAGCAGCAGATGCAAGGAGAATGGTCGTGAGCCTAAGCCAATGCTTACTACTTGGAAGCAGCAGCAGTTTTGGGTCGCTACTTAA
- the LOC108836542 gene encoding uncharacterized protein LOC108836542 encodes MNFFKSVFSDDPGTESESDSPKHSSEEQHEDDPDQSNPDHDDGGWSFGGLMKTIADRSESVIENYRRDLEEFGTGLKKEIEVAQGSLGTVGHAIDELGNTVLKGTAEIIAQGKEAILAAGNESDSSSSTSLGRRDSFSSKPYSRFDAQVRAVQGDVTTYSEEPEDSDDYNKWESDFSLGDKAEEMESLLEGNGDMKGVYKRLVPSVVDHETFWFRYFYKVYKLKQAEDLRANLVKRAISLDDEEELSWDIDDEEETSSSEIVVESAAKDVSRLKLEGSNDDDMGSGGDVSKTAKDDDQVSNVGLKTDTDSQVPEESKPVVEESSTPPASASDEAPIQDAVKPEEAVPKSEESALSAKPDGAASSSTQEEDMGWDEIEDMSSIDGKEASRSSGSPENRAELRKRLSAAEEEDEEDLSWDIEDDDDGEETSPSTKA; translated from the coding sequence ATGAATTTCTTCAAATCCGTCTTCTCCGACGACCCAGGAACCGAATCCGAGTCCGATTCACCGAAACACAGCAGCGAAGAACAACACGAAGATGATCCAGATCAATCCAATCCAGATCACGACGACGGCGGATGGAGCTTCGGCGGTCTGATGAAAACCATAGCCGACAGATCCGAGTCCGTGATCGAAAACTACCGGCGAGATCTAGAAGAGTTCGGGACAGGTCTGAAGAAGGAGATCGAAGTCGCGCAGGGATCGCTTGGCACCGTCGGACACGCCATCGACGAGCTTGGCAACACCGTGCTTAAAGGTACGGCTGAGATCATCGCTCAAGGCAAGGAAGCCATCTTAGCCGCCGGTAACGAATCTGATTCCTCTTCTAGTACTAGCTTGGGTCGTCGTGATAGCTTTAGCTCGAAACCGTATAGTCGTTTCGATGCTCAGGTTCGGGCCGTTCAGGGAGATGTTACTACTTATAGTGAAGAGCCTGAGGATTCAGATGATTACAACAAGTGGGAGTCTGACTTCTCTCTGGGAGACAAAGCTGAGGAGATGGAGAGCTTGTTGGAGGGGAACGGAGATATGAAAGGAGTGTATAAGAGACTTGTTCCTAGTGTGGTTGATCATGAGACTTTCTGGTTCAGGTATTTCTATAAGGTTTATAAGCTCAAGCAAGCTGAAGACTTGAGGGCTAATCTTGTGAAACGAGCCATCTCTTTGGATGACGAGGAAGAGTTGAGCTGGGAtattgatgatgaagaggagACTAGCAGCAGTGAGATAGTTGTTGAAAGCGCTGCCAAAGATGTTTCCAGATTGAAACTTGAAGGGAGTAATGATGATGATATGGGTAGTGGAGGAGATGTTAGCAAGACTGCGAAAGATGATGATCAAGTGAGCAATGTTGGTTTGAAGACAGACACAGATTCACAAGTTCCAGAAGAATCAAAACCAGTTGTTGAAGAGTCGTCTACTCCTCCTGCCTCTGCCTCTGATGAGGCTCCAATCCAAGATGCGGTCAAACCAGAAGAAGCTGTTCCCAAATCCGAGGAGAGTGCTCTATCAGCTAAACCAGATGGTGCAGCTTCTTCATCAACTCAAGAAGAGGATATGGGATGGGACGAGATTGAGGATATGAGCAGCATCGATGGTAAAGAAGCGAGTCGTTCGAGTGGAAGTCCAGAAAACAGAGCTGAGCTGCGTAAACGCCTGAGTGCtgcagaggaagaagatgaagaagacttAAGTTGGGAcattgaagatgatgatgacggTGAAGAAACATCACCATCAACAAAAGCTTAA
- the LOC108820849 gene encoding uncharacterized protein LOC108820849 — translation MEMEMEEGEGTTEEKYDVDIATTASSLGGSGVFHIINDILGFVLYMHQQIPSVLQDMTLDFDGLQTEFTDLEAHLTQPDVKPLVRRKLLSRKREVKLEIKKLQKLMTTISTLRSALQLLIREAPHIHRVVLILGGSPLRPQKAYELLFTHGDNVLSFQGDFSKCKATESLSKKTIRALISTGAGSTSCPGPMRLFILVQAPASLNLPQHFLPKRDFRYNRKFVPLKLRFKCKTQDNETNVPFNTDTNDLIWFQCRHVIKGLAFQQPVEE, via the exons atggagatggagatggaggaAGGAGAGGGAACTACAGAGGAGAAGTACGACGTAGACATCGCGACCACGGCTTCTTCACTCGGCGGCTCCGGCGTCTTCCACATCATCAATGACATTCTCGGTTTCGTGCTCTATATGCATCAGCAGATCCCTTC GGTATTGCAAGACATGACTCTTGACTTTGATGGATTGCAAACTGAGTTTACTGATCTG GAGGCGCATCTTACACAACCAGATGTGAAGCCACTGGTCAGGAGAAAACTATTGAGTAGGAAAAGAGAGGTGAAGCTTGAAATTAAGAAACTCCAGAAGCTGATGACCACCATCTCTACTCTCCGAAGTGCCCTCCAGTTATTGATCCGTGAAGCTCCTCACATTCACAGAGTTGTGTTGATTCTTGGTGGTAGTCCTTTACGTCCTCAAAAAGCTTATGAACTGTTATTCACACACGGTGATAATGTTTTGAGCTTTCAAGGTGACTTTTCCAAATGCAAAGCTACTGAATCACTTTCCAAAAAG actatCCGAGCACTGATCTCGACGGGTGCTGGATCAACTTCGTGCCCAG GCCCAATGAGGCTCTTTATATTGGTTCAAGCTCCAGCTTCTCTGAATCTTCCCCAACATTTCCTTCCTAAACGTGACTTCAGATACAACAGAAAG TTTGTGCCTCTAAAGCTGCGGTTCAAGTGCAAAACTCAAGATAATGAGACAAATGTTCCGTTCAATACTGACACAAATGATCTAATATG GTTTCAGTGTCGACATGTGATAAAGGGCTTAGCTTTCCAGCAACCAGTCGAAGAATAA
- the LOC130498342 gene encoding probable aspartic proteinase GIP2 translates to MASSPFISLLLLLILSLSSSFAQPSFRPKALVLPVTKDRTTLQYTTDINQRTPLVPASVVFDLGGRNLWVDCDRGYVSSTYTSPRCRSAVCSRAGSDGCSQCFSPQRPGCNNNTCSGTPDNTVTRTATSGEIATDVVSIQSTNGSNPGRVVQIPDLVFVCGATFLLQGLASGTVGMAGMGRHNIGLPSQFAAAFSFNRKFAVCLSSGRGVAFFGNGPYVFLPGIPVSSVATTPLLVNPVSTASAFPSGEKSSEYFIGVTEIKIDEKTVPINATLLRIDGTTGVGGTKISTVNPYTVLETSIYNAFTSAYVKEATGRNITRVASVAPFGACFSTQNVGVTRLGYAVPEIQLVLHSNDVVWRIFGANSMVSVSDDVICLGFVDGGVNARTSVVIGGYQLEDNLIEFDLASNRFGFSSTLLGRRTTCANFNFTSTA, encoded by the coding sequence ATGGCTTCTTCACCTTtcatctcccttcttcttctcttgatcCTCTCACTCTCATCCTCATTTGCTCAACCATCATTCCGACCAAAAGCGCTCGTTCTCCCTGTCACCAAAGACCGAACCACCCTCCAATACACCACTGACATAAACCAACGCACTCCTCTAGTCCCCGCCTCCGTCGTCTTTGACCTCGGTGGTCGTAATCTCTGGGTCGACTGCGACAGAGGTTACGTCTCCTCCACTTACACCTCCCCTCGCTGCCGCTCCGCCGTGTGCTCCCGGGCCGGCTCAGATGGCTGCAGCCAGTGCTTCTCTCCTCAGAGACCCGGCTGCAACAACAACACCTGCAGCGGAACTCCTGACAACACCGTCACCAGAACCGCTACTTCCGGCGAAATCGCCACAGACGTGGTGTCTATCCAGTCCACCAACGGATCCAACCCGGGCCGGGTCGTTCAAATCCCCGACTTGGTTTTCGTTTGCGGTGCAACGTTTCTGCTCCAAGGACTCGCTAGCGGAACCGTCGGCATGGCCGGAATGGGACGCCACAACATCGGTTTACCGTCGCAATTCGCCGCCGCGTTTAGTTTCAACCGGAAGTTCGCCGTGTGTCTCTCTTCCGGAAGGGGCGTCGCCTTCTTCGGCAACGGACCTTACGTCTTCCTCCCCGGGATCCCAGTCTCCAGCGTCGCCACCACGCCGCTGCTCGTCAACCCGGTGAGCACCGCTTCTGCGTTTCCGTCGGGAGAGAAATCCTCCGAGTACTTCATCGGCGTGACGGAGATCAAAATCGACGAGAAGACAGTTCCGATCAACGCGACGCTCTTGAGAATCGACGGGACAACCGGAGTCGGAGGAACCAAGATCAGCACGGTGAATCCGTACACGGTGTTGGAGACGTCGATATACAACGCGTTCACGTCGGCGTACGTCAAAGAAGCCACCGGGAGGAACATCACTCGAGTTGCGTCTGTTGCTCCTTTCGGAGCGTGTTTCAGCACGCAGAACGTTGGTGTCACGCGCCTGGGATATGCTGTGCCAGAGATTCAGCTTGTGCTTCATAGCAACGACGTCGTTTGGAGGATTTTCGGTGCTAACTCGATGGTCAGCGTTAGCGATGATGtcatctgtttgggttttgtcGACGGAGGAGTCAACGCTAGGACCTCTGTGGTTATCGGAGGGTACCAACTAGAGGATAACTTGATTGAGTTCGATTTGGCGAGTAACAGATTTGGGTTTAGTTCCACGTTATTGGGTCGTCGTACTACCTGTGCCAACTTCAATTTCACTTCCACTGCATGA
- the LOC108836541 gene encoding sm-like protein LSM2: protein MLFFSYFKDLVGQEVTVELKNDLAIRGTLHSVDQYLNIKLENTRVVDQDKFPHMLSVRNCFIRGSVVRYVQLPPDGVDVDLLHDAARREARGG from the exons ATG TTGTTCTTTTCTTACTTCAAGGATTTGGTTGGACAAGAAGTAACGGTTGAGCTGAAGAACGATCTAGCAATCAGAGGGACTCTTCATTCAGTTGATCAGTACCTCAACATCAAGCTCGAGAACACTAGGGTTGTTGATCAGGACAAGTTCCCTCACATG CTTTCGGTGAGAAACTGTTTCATCAGAGGATCAGTGGTGAGGTACGTACAGTTACCTCCTGATGGAGTCGATGTTGATCTACTTCATGATGCCGCTAGAAGAGAAGCTAGAGGCGGTTAA